CAACGAGCTTATTGGGATGGATGTTGAAGTTTCAACCACTATTCCCAAGCAGGGCACCGGTTATGTTTGCATCGAATCCTTCGGCAGCCGACAAACACTGCCGGCGCGAATCGAACATCCCGATGATCAGGAATTGGAGACTATCCCGAGGGGTTCCCGCGTGCGTATTAAGCACATAGATGGAGGCACTGCCTTCGTGAGCTTGATAGATTAATTGTCATTTAGTTCGATCTGATATAGTGTGATATAATGAACCGTAATGATTCCTATCCGAATAGTTACGTTCGAGATGGGGTGTAAAATGCCAAATGTAGACTTGATTTTCTGGACATGCCTGTTTGCAGGCGTTGGATACACTCTTTTTGCTTTGCTCTTAGGAGGCATCGGTCATTCGGGAGGGCATGTAAGCGGCCATAGTGGTGGTCATGGTGGGTTTCATTTGGGACATCACGGAGGGCAAAGTGCAAGCCATGGGGGACATCAAGCTAATGTTGAACCAGAGGCAGGGCCAAGCTTTGGCGCGCACTTGATGAGTTTTTTAAGTCCCATGATCCTTTCGATCTTTGCAACAGGTTTTGGAGCCGTAGGGCTTATAACAAGAGCTTTGCATCTTTCTTTCAATATGAGCTTTGGCGTTGGTGTTCTTGGTGGCCTTGCCATGACCATTGGGATGCTGAGGCTTATGGATGCGATTTATG
This genomic stretch from bacterium harbors:
- a CDS encoding NfeD family protein, whose protein sequence is MPNVDLIFWTCLFAGVGYTLFALLLGGIGHSGGHVSGHSGGHGGFHLGHHGGQSASHGGHQANVEPEAGPSFGAHLMSFLSPMILSIFATGFGAVGLITRALHLSFNMSFGVGVLGGLAMTIGMLRLMDAIYGDSEITSHVHLNELIGMSVEVSTAITKHGTGYVCVESFGSRQSLPARIADPDEDENLEIIPRGARVRIKRIEGGTAFVSLSE